Proteins encoded in a region of the Photobacterium angustum genome:
- a CDS encoding EAL domain-containing protein, whose product MKFIEFFLFILSIIKAHLWFIGKVIAVFLNPIVKIARQLTVILILIFMSYGFAKISASWLSYLIAYSTIASDIKDYGKKLDTDYWFERQKIEKLKKVSDCSQLDQMQLRELEYDSHDIRYIGVKLGSDKLCTSNGLIDFPIIEAQQPPYIRYISPISKKKETAVLMSVNQQTFLVDITVSDFSKFFFYFCNKCLSFHYEHDLDNISFKPTTWFVMRSDLGHLNGVVVVDKYLQEKLNQRNIYYYWLIYFLLLCLISAGIIYYYHSRHDLKKLLVVGCKKNEFIPYYQPIMSLDDTLQGVEVLVRWKLSNGSLLLPAYFIDVAEKIEVINQITLTLVKKVQKDFSRYRYQYERKVFCAFNLTAQQIENKAFIDQLIDMLKSETNFIASFEITERQHFKNLAMAKANIRSLQGQGYQIKLDDAGTGYGGFSYFMDFNLDGVKIDKMFIDVIGVDDVKVEVLNSIIMMAKRLGIDIVAEGVETQQQVDFLRAHKIDYIQGYYYSKPVPFSELDFND is encoded by the coding sequence ATGAAATTCATTGAATTTTTTTTATTCATTTTAAGTATAATTAAAGCACATCTGTGGTTTATTGGTAAGGTAATAGCGGTGTTTTTGAATCCTATTGTAAAAATAGCAAGACAACTGACTGTTATTCTTATTCTTATTTTCATGAGTTATGGATTCGCAAAGATTTCTGCATCTTGGCTATCTTACCTTATTGCCTATTCAACAATTGCTTCTGATATAAAAGATTATGGTAAAAAATTAGATACAGATTATTGGTTTGAAAGACAAAAAATCGAAAAATTAAAAAAAGTATCAGATTGTAGTCAGTTAGATCAAATGCAATTAAGAGAGTTAGAATATGATAGTCATGACATTCGTTATATTGGTGTAAAATTAGGATCTGATAAATTATGCACTTCGAACGGACTCATTGATTTTCCAATTATTGAAGCACAACAGCCGCCTTATATTCGCTACATATCTCCAATTAGTAAGAAAAAAGAAACAGCGGTTTTAATGAGTGTTAATCAGCAAACGTTTCTTGTTGATATTACTGTATCTGATTTTTCAAAGTTTTTTTTCTATTTTTGTAATAAGTGTTTATCTTTTCATTATGAACATGATTTAGATAATATTAGTTTTAAGCCCACAACCTGGTTCGTAATGCGTTCTGATTTAGGTCATCTCAATGGGGTTGTTGTTGTTGATAAATACTTACAAGAAAAGTTAAATCAGAGAAATATTTATTATTACTGGTTAATTTATTTCTTATTATTATGCTTAATCTCAGCTGGTATTATTTACTATTATCATTCTCGGCATGACTTAAAAAAGTTATTAGTAGTTGGCTGTAAAAAGAATGAATTTATTCCTTACTATCAACCTATTATGTCTCTTGATGATACACTTCAAGGGGTAGAAGTTCTCGTTCGATGGAAATTAAGTAATGGTAGTTTATTACTGCCAGCATATTTTATTGATGTCGCTGAGAAAATAGAAGTAATTAACCAAATCACATTAACCTTAGTGAAAAAAGTACAAAAAGACTTTTCACGATACCGTTATCAATATGAACGGAAGGTATTCTGCGCCTTTAACTTAACGGCGCAACAAATAGAGAATAAAGCATTTATTGATCAGCTTATTGATATGTTGAAATCTGAAACGAATTTTATTGCCTCGTTCGAGATTACCGAGCGCCAGCATTTTAAAAACCTAGCGATGGCAAAAGCGAATATCCGCAGTCTACAAGGGCAGGGGTATCAAATTAAATTGGATGATGCTGGAACGGGTTATGGTGGTTTTAGTTATTTTATGGACTTTAACTTAGATGGCGTGAAGATCGATAAAATGTTTATTGATGTTATTGGGGTTGACGATGTGAAAGTGGAAGTACTCAACTCTATTATTATGATGGCAAAACGATTAGGTATTGATATTGTGGCTGAGGGAGTTGAAACCCAACAGCAAGTTGATTTCTTGCGTGCCCATAAAATCGATTATATTCAAGGCTATTATTACTCAAAGCCTGTGCCGTTTAGTGAGTTAGACTTTAATGATTAA
- the queE gene encoding 7-carboxy-7-deazaguanine synthase QueE: MYKINEVFETIQGEGVFTGVPAIFVRLQVCPVGCSWCDTKQTWTAEPQDLVSLDQIMAKTGDSPLWTNLDANGVVQLLQDQKYTAKHVVITGGEPCIYDLRPLTHALEDAGFNCQIETSGTSDIQTSDNTWVTVSPKINMKAKLPVLASSLARANEIKHPVGTSKDIEQLDALIDGVTLKPDVTIALQPISQKPRATELCIETCIQRNWRLSIQTHKYLAIA; encoded by the coding sequence GTGTACAAAATTAACGAAGTATTCGAAACAATTCAGGGTGAAGGTGTATTTACTGGCGTACCTGCAATTTTTGTTCGATTACAAGTCTGCCCTGTTGGCTGCTCATGGTGTGACACCAAACAAACTTGGACGGCAGAGCCACAAGATTTAGTTAGCTTAGACCAGATCATGGCTAAAACTGGGGATTCACCACTTTGGACTAATCTTGACGCTAATGGTGTAGTGCAATTATTACAAGATCAGAAATATACGGCTAAACATGTTGTTATTACAGGCGGTGAACCTTGTATTTACGATCTTCGACCTTTAACTCATGCACTAGAAGATGCAGGCTTTAACTGTCAAATAGAAACCAGTGGTACGTCTGATATCCAAACTAGTGATAATACTTGGGTAACGGTATCACCAAAAATCAACATGAAAGCAAAGCTGCCCGTTTTAGCTTCTTCCCTCGCGCGCGCTAACGAGATCAAGCACCCTGTCGGCACTAGCAAAGACATTGAACAACTTGATGCGCTCATTGATGGCGTTACGCTAAAACCTGATGTCACGATTGCGCTTCAACCTATCAGTCAAAAGCCACGTGCAACAGAGCTATGTATTGAAACTTGTATTCAACGTAACTGGCGTTTATCGATCCAAACACACAAATATCTAGCCATCGCTTAA
- a CDS encoding (Fe-S)-binding protein — translation MKVNFFVTCLGDTVKAEVAKKTVGLLEQLGCEVIFPERQGCCGQPALNSGYIEKSKPAMKSMIQAFEINDFPIVTPAGSCAAAVKKYPEYLADEPEWAERAKKVADRLFELTQFVVRQLGVENVGARLEGKGVYHPSCSLIRKLGVREEPLLLLSNVEGLELLPIENQETCCGFGGTFSVKMSEISGEMVTEKVRHIKAAEPDFLIGADISCLLNIGGRISREGQPIKVMHIVDVLMSR, via the coding sequence ATGAAGGTAAACTTTTTTGTCACCTGCCTAGGCGATACAGTAAAAGCTGAAGTTGCCAAAAAAACAGTAGGTTTACTAGAACAACTTGGCTGCGAAGTGATCTTCCCAGAACGTCAAGGTTGTTGTGGTCAGCCTGCATTAAATAGTGGCTACATTGAAAAAAGTAAGCCGGCAATGAAAAGCATGATCCAAGCTTTTGAGATCAATGACTTCCCTATCGTAACACCAGCCGGTTCTTGTGCGGCTGCGGTTAAAAAGTACCCTGAGTATTTAGCAGATGAGCCAGAATGGGCAGAACGCGCGAAAAAAGTCGCTGATCGTCTGTTCGAATTAACACAATTTGTTGTACGTCAGCTAGGTGTTGAAAACGTCGGTGCTCGTCTTGAAGGTAAAGGTGTTTACCACCCTTCTTGTAGCTTGATCCGTAAACTTGGCGTACGTGAAGAACCTCTACTTCTTCTTAGCAACGTTGAAGGCCTTGAGCTTTTACCTATCGAAAACCAAGAAACATGTTGTGGTTTTGGCGGTACATTCTCTGTGAAAATGTCTGAAATCTCCGGTGAGATGGTGACAGAAAAAGTGCGTCACATTAAAGCAGCAGAGCCTGATTTCTTAATCGGCGCTGATATTAGCTGCTTATTAAATATTGGTGGTCGTATTAGCCGTGAAGGTCAACCAATCAAAGTGATGCACATTGTTGATGTGCTGATGAGTCGTTAA
- the asnS gene encoding asparagine--tRNA ligase, which produces MTYAPVTDVLSGKLAVDSEVTVRGWVRSRRDSKAGISFLAIYDGSCFDPIQAVVPNELNNYQEEVLKLTTGCSVEVTGTVVASPAKGQDFELAATNVKVVGWVEDADSYPMAKTRHSIEYLREVAHLRPRTNVIGAVARVRNCLSQAIHRFYHEQGFIWMSAPLITASDCEGAGEMFRVSTLDLANVPMTDEGNVDFDKDFFGKETFLTVSGQLNAEAYACALSKVYTFGPTFRAENSNTSRHLAEFWMVEPEVAFAELDDVAKLAEDMLKYVFKAVLEERRDDLEFFASRIDKEAITRLEQFVTSDFAQVDYTDAIKILQDSGRKFEFDVEWGIDMSSEHERFLAEEHFKAPVIVKNYPKDIKAFYMRMNDDGKTVAAMDVLAPGIGEIIGGSQREERLDILDARMIEMGLDPEHMGWYRDLRRYGSVPHAGFGLGFERLVSYVTGMGNVRDVIPFPRTPRSANF; this is translated from the coding sequence ATGACTTACGCGCCTGTAACAGACGTATTAAGCGGTAAACTAGCGGTAGACAGTGAAGTTACTGTTCGCGGTTGGGTTCGCTCACGTCGTGATTCCAAAGCTGGGATCTCTTTCCTTGCCATTTATGACGGCTCTTGTTTCGACCCGATTCAGGCCGTGGTCCCTAATGAGTTAAATAATTACCAGGAAGAAGTGCTTAAGCTAACAACTGGTTGCTCTGTTGAGGTTACCGGTACAGTTGTTGCTTCACCTGCTAAAGGTCAAGATTTCGAACTTGCGGCAACAAATGTGAAAGTGGTTGGTTGGGTTGAAGATGCTGATTCTTACCCAATGGCTAAAACTCGTCACTCAATCGAATACTTACGTGAAGTAGCTCACCTTCGTCCACGTACTAATGTAATTGGTGCGGTTGCACGTGTTCGTAACTGCCTATCTCAAGCTATTCACCGTTTCTACCACGAGCAAGGCTTCATTTGGATGTCAGCACCACTTATCACAGCATCTGACTGTGAAGGTGCGGGTGAAATGTTCCGTGTATCAACATTAGATCTTGCTAATGTTCCTATGACAGATGAAGGCAATGTTGACTTTGACAAAGATTTCTTTGGTAAAGAGACATTCCTAACGGTATCTGGTCAGCTAAACGCAGAAGCATATGCTTGTGCACTAAGCAAAGTTTACACTTTCGGCCCAACATTCCGTGCTGAAAACTCAAACACAAGCCGCCACCTAGCTGAATTCTGGATGGTAGAGCCTGAAGTTGCTTTCGCTGAACTTGATGATGTAGCAAAACTTGCTGAAGACATGCTTAAGTACGTGTTCAAAGCTGTACTTGAAGAGCGTCGTGACGATCTTGAGTTCTTTGCATCTCGCATCGACAAAGAAGCAATTACTCGTCTAGAGCAATTTGTAACGTCTGATTTTGCACAAGTTGATTACACTGATGCAATTAAGATCCTACAAGATTCTGGTCGTAAGTTTGAGTTTGATGTTGAGTGGGGCATTGATATGTCTTCTGAGCACGAGCGTTTCCTTGCAGAAGAGCACTTCAAAGCACCTGTAATTGTTAAGAACTACCCGAAAGACATCAAAGCATTCTACATGCGTATGAACGATGATGGTAAAACAGTTGCAGCAATGGACGTACTAGCACCTGGCATCGGTGAAATCATCGGTGGTTCTCAACGTGAAGAGCGCCTAGACATTCTAGATGCACGTATGATTGAGATGGGTCTAGATCCTGAGCACATGGGTTGGTACCGCGATTTACGTCGTTACGGTAGCGTTCCTCATGCAGGTTTCGGTCTAGGTTTCGAGCGTCTAGTATCTTACGTAACAGGTATGGGTAACGTACGTGACGTGATCCCATTCCCACGTACTCCTCGCTCTGCAAACTTCTAA
- a CDS encoding LutC/YkgG family protein — translation MSSQNEQRIYNRDSFLNNIAKQLGRERITTPVERPNLKYNCHKEVFADKSQDELKDILVEYTQSSLGAQAVVTTKAQLTEALRNVCFKYCSEDETNIDPVGETIFTADTRLLNIIDPKDLSADKHGVYIWDHSAGYEANITVAERAKVGVVFAEQALAESGTMVLYSNPAQGRAVSLLPEASVFVVPKSSIVARLTQATEILHQKAMNGERVPSCVNFISGPSSTADIELIKVVGVHGPVFATYIIIDDM, via the coding sequence ATGTCATCTCAAAATGAGCAACGCATTTATAATCGCGATAGTTTCCTTAACAACATCGCTAAACAACTTGGTCGTGAGCGCATTACTACACCCGTAGAGCGCCCAAACCTAAAATATAACTGTCACAAAGAAGTATTTGCTGATAAATCACAAGATGAATTAAAAGATATCTTGGTAGAATACACGCAGTCTTCTTTAGGCGCTCAAGCCGTTGTGACAACAAAAGCACAGTTAACTGAAGCACTACGTAATGTTTGTTTCAAATACTGCAGCGAAGACGAAACAAACATTGATCCTGTTGGTGAAACCATTTTTACCGCAGATACTCGTCTACTTAACATTATTGACCCGAAAGATTTGAGCGCCGATAAGCATGGTGTTTACATTTGGGATCACTCGGCGGGTTACGAAGCAAACATCACAGTAGCAGAACGTGCAAAAGTCGGTGTTGTCTTCGCTGAACAAGCGTTAGCAGAATCAGGCACAATGGTACTTTACAGCAACCCAGCACAGGGTCGCGCAGTAAGCCTATTACCAGAAGCTTCTGTATTCGTTGTACCTAAAAGCTCAATCGTTGCTCGTTTAACACAAGCAACTGAGATTCTGCATCAAAAAGCCATGAACGGTGAACGTGTACCTTCATGCGTAAACTTTATTTCAGGTCCGAGTTCGACAGCAGATATCGAGCTGATCAAAGTTGTTGGTGTGCATGGGCCCGTCTTTGCCACCTACATCATTATTGATGATATGTAA
- the mlc gene encoding sugar metabolism global transcriptional regulator Mlc: MYVAQPGHIDHIKRNNAGSVYKLIDLYGPISRIELSKRSQLAPASITKITRELIDAHLIKETQFQEPSSRGRPAIGLVPANEGWQFLSIRLGRGYLTIALHALGGEILVEERQDIEELHQEDVVKKLLAEINIFFANHVSELDRMTAIAVSLPGLVNSSEGMVLQMPHYNVSNLPLGEIIHNETGLPVFIGNDTRSWALAEKLFGNSRGISNSILISIHHGVGAGIVLDDNVLQGKTGNVGELGHIQIKPFGKRCFCGNHGCLETVASLQAILEQVKTQLEAGHESMLSHMPLTIESVCDAAVEGDSLARQIIVELGHNLGQAIAIMVNLFNPQRILIGGEFNRAKSVLYPAIMECISSQTLPVYFDGLEIEESCFYTQATMPGAALVKQALYDGHLLMKLVDG; this comes from the coding sequence ATGTACGTCGCTCAGCCAGGCCATATCGATCATATAAAAAGAAATAATGCCGGCAGCGTATATAAACTAATTGATTTGTATGGGCCGATCTCACGCATTGAATTGTCTAAACGCAGTCAACTTGCCCCCGCAAGTATTACTAAGATCACCCGTGAATTAATTGATGCGCATTTAATTAAAGAAACGCAATTTCAAGAACCTAGTAGCCGTGGACGACCTGCTATTGGGCTAGTTCCTGCTAATGAAGGGTGGCAATTTTTATCTATTCGTTTAGGTCGTGGTTACCTTACGATTGCTTTACATGCACTTGGCGGTGAAATTTTAGTGGAAGAACGTCAAGATATTGAAGAACTTCATCAAGAAGATGTGGTTAAAAAGTTATTAGCTGAAATAAACATTTTCTTTGCCAATCATGTCAGCGAACTAGATAGAATGACTGCGATTGCTGTGTCATTACCGGGGTTAGTCAATTCCAGTGAAGGCATGGTATTGCAGATGCCACATTATAATGTGTCTAATTTACCCTTGGGTGAAATTATTCACAACGAAACCGGACTGCCTGTTTTTATCGGCAACGACACGCGTTCATGGGCTTTAGCTGAAAAGTTATTTGGTAATTCTCGTGGTATTTCAAACTCTATTTTGATTTCGATTCATCATGGCGTAGGAGCGGGGATCGTCCTTGATGATAATGTGCTGCAAGGCAAAACCGGTAATGTGGGTGAGCTTGGGCATATTCAAATTAAGCCGTTTGGTAAACGTTGTTTTTGCGGTAATCACGGCTGCTTAGAAACCGTTGCGAGTTTACAGGCTATTTTGGAACAAGTGAAAACGCAGCTTGAAGCTGGGCATGAATCTATGCTGAGTCATATGCCTTTAACGATTGAGTCAGTTTGTGATGCGGCAGTAGAAGGTGACAGTTTAGCGAGACAAATTATTGTGGAGTTAGGTCATAATTTAGGGCAAGCCATTGCGATAATGGTTAACCTATTTAACCCTCAGCGTATTTTGATTGGAGGGGAGTTTAATCGTGCTAAATCGGTACTTTACCCTGCGATTATGGAGTGTATTAGCTCGCAAACCTTACCTGTTTATTTCGATGGCTTAGAAATAGAAGAAAGCTGTTTTTATACTCAAGCAACGATGCCGGGAGCAGCGCTGGTTAAACAAGCGTTATACGATGGACATCTACTGATGAAACTCGTAGATGGTTAA
- a CDS encoding LysR family transcriptional regulator has product MPAIDDLVLFTQVIEHGSFSKVAELNNVTKSVVSKRISKLETELGLQLIYRTTRKLTLTEPGEVLYHRAKSINHVAQAAFDSVKGYSEALSGKIRMSVPTISGELVLAKAVSDFCQKHPGLSVDMSLNNHFVDLVADNYDLVIRTGYLEDSSLIARHIFNSRWVICASPAYIEHYGKPEKPKDLNCHNCLGYNPQSTGPFDWQFIKQNKIYTQKVSGNFSSDNAIALKKNVLAGNGIAYLPNCLVHDELERGELVELLSTHAGKVVGIYAVYPYTRKPAKRIQALIEHIRESYMEIKEKF; this is encoded by the coding sequence ATGCCAGCTATCGATGATCTCGTTTTATTCACTCAAGTTATTGAACATGGCTCATTCAGTAAGGTTGCTGAACTCAATAATGTGACTAAATCCGTTGTTAGCAAGCGTATTAGTAAACTTGAAACCGAATTAGGCTTACAACTCATTTACCGCACCACACGAAAGCTTACACTCACTGAACCCGGTGAAGTGCTTTACCATCGTGCTAAAAGTATCAACCATGTTGCTCAAGCTGCTTTTGACTCTGTAAAGGGTTACAGCGAAGCACTCTCTGGTAAAATTCGGATGTCAGTACCGACGATTTCAGGCGAATTGGTGTTAGCAAAAGCCGTGTCTGATTTTTGCCAGAAACATCCAGGTCTTTCGGTTGATATGTCGCTAAACAATCACTTTGTCGATCTCGTTGCTGACAACTACGATCTGGTGATCCGTACCGGTTATCTCGAAGATTCAAGCTTAATCGCTCGTCATATTTTTAATTCGCGCTGGGTAATATGTGCCTCACCCGCTTATATTGAACATTATGGCAAGCCAGAAAAACCTAAAGATCTCAATTGTCATAACTGTCTTGGTTATAACCCTCAAAGTACCGGCCCTTTTGACTGGCAATTTATTAAACAAAATAAAATTTACACTCAAAAAGTCAGCGGAAACTTTTCATCCGACAATGCGATCGCGTTGAAAAAAAATGTACTCGCAGGTAATGGTATCGCTTATCTACCAAATTGCTTAGTTCATGATGAATTAGAGCGCGGTGAGTTAGTTGAATTGCTCTCGACACATGCAGGTAAGGTGGTGGGAATTTATGCTGTCTATCCTTATACCAGAAAGCCCGCTAAACGAATTCAAGCACTGATTGAACATATTCGAGAAAGCTACATGGAAATTAAAGAAAAATTCTAA
- a CDS encoding L-lactate permease, giving the protein MLNLAISVIPILLLIWMMTKKNALPSHIALPVTALIVGFLQLVYFGTESQLLAANVISGALSAITPISIIAGAILLNRTLNVSGAEDVIRQWLEGISKNQVGQLMIIGWAFAFMIEGASGFGTPAAIAAPILVGLGFNPLRVAMLALVMNSVPVSFGAVGTPTWFGLGNLGLPDAELLDVGRLSAIMHTAAAVVIPVIALKFVVNWQQIKRNFVFIQLSIWSCTIPYVCLAQWNYEFPALIGGAIGLTLSIIFARYNIGLEKQTNAENDEKLARLPFGTVFKAMAPTLLLIVILIVTRIKQLGLKGLLNDATPMLHLNLGFADLHLSQALIIQLSNILGTDTSWAYKTLYVPALIPFFVVVLISIPFLKMNKQQTKQVFSDTASRIKTPFIALVGALIMVKFMMIGGEHSPIMTTGNAFADLMGKNWQYCAAYLGALGAFFSGSATVSNLTFGAIQQSIAHNVGLPEATILAMQSVGGAMGNMVCINNIIAVSTILGIANKEGYIIKRTVIPMILYGVIAACVSIFI; this is encoded by the coding sequence ATGTTAAATCTTGCAATATCGGTTATCCCTATTTTGCTTTTAATTTGGATGATGACAAAAAAGAATGCGTTACCATCACATATCGCATTACCAGTGACGGCACTCATCGTTGGTTTTTTACAACTTGTCTATTTTGGTACAGAAAGCCAACTTTTAGCCGCAAACGTCATTTCTGGTGCATTATCCGCGATAACGCCAATATCAATTATTGCAGGTGCTATTTTATTAAACCGTACGTTAAACGTATCTGGTGCTGAAGATGTGATTCGCCAATGGTTAGAAGGCATCAGTAAAAACCAAGTCGGTCAGTTGATGATTATTGGTTGGGCATTCGCTTTTATGATTGAAGGCGCATCAGGGTTTGGTACCCCAGCTGCAATTGCAGCGCCGATATTAGTCGGTCTTGGTTTTAATCCATTACGTGTAGCCATGCTAGCACTGGTTATGAATTCTGTTCCAGTCTCTTTTGGTGCAGTGGGTACACCTACATGGTTTGGTTTAGGCAACTTAGGACTTCCCGATGCAGAATTGCTTGATGTAGGTCGCCTATCAGCAATTATGCATACAGCGGCAGCTGTGGTTATTCCCGTAATTGCGCTTAAGTTTGTTGTTAACTGGCAACAAATAAAACGCAACTTTGTGTTTATCCAACTAAGCATTTGGTCATGTACTATACCTTATGTATGTCTAGCCCAGTGGAACTACGAGTTCCCAGCATTGATCGGTGGCGCAATTGGCTTAACGCTGTCGATTATTTTTGCCCGTTACAATATTGGTTTAGAAAAGCAGACAAATGCTGAAAACGATGAAAAATTAGCAAGATTACCATTTGGTACTGTTTTTAAAGCAATGGCGCCAACACTATTACTTATTGTTATTTTAATCGTAACCCGTATTAAACAACTTGGTCTCAAAGGCCTATTAAATGACGCAACGCCGATGCTACATCTAAATTTAGGTTTTGCTGATTTACACCTTAGCCAAGCGTTAATCATTCAGCTTAGTAATATTTTAGGTACAGATACATCTTGGGCATATAAAACACTCTATGTTCCTGCATTAATTCCGTTTTTTGTTGTAGTGCTTATTTCGATTCCTTTCCTAAAAATGAATAAGCAGCAAACAAAACAAGTATTTAGTGATACCGCATCACGTATTAAAACACCGTTTATCGCCCTAGTAGGCGCGTTAATTATGGTGAAGTTTATGATGATTGGTGGAGAGCACTCACCAATTATGACTACGGGTAATGCCTTTGCTGATCTAATGGGTAAAAACTGGCAATACTGCGCTGCCTATTTAGGTGCGCTTGGTGCTTTTTTCTCAGGCTCCGCAACCGTTTCAAACCTAACCTTTGGGGCAATTCAGCAAAGTATTGCCCACAATGTTGGGTTACCTGAAGCCACTATATTGGCCATGCAATCTGTTGGTGGTGCGATGGGTAATATGGTGTGTATTAACAATATTATTGCGGTATCGACCATTCTTGGTATTGCAAATAAAGAAGGCTACATCATTAAGCGTACAGTGATCCCTATGATTTTGTACGGTGTGATTGCAGCATGTGTCAGCATTTTTATCTAA
- a CDS encoding LutB/LldF family L-lactate oxidation iron-sulfur protein, with product MSMKTSNQKFKDRIHVKMKDESMRAAVANAQERMFKNRAVAAEKLGNWEEWREMGMDIRNHVLENLDYYLQQLSDNVEKNGGHVFFAATAEDATNYIEKIIQQKNAKKVVKSKSMVTEEIGMNQVIQRNNCEVIETDLGEYILQVDDCDAPSHIVVPALHKNRTQIRDVFNKKLGYEGSSDPEEMTRFVRKHIRHDFLEAEIGITGCNFAIAESGTVTLVTNEGNARLATSLPKTHIAVMGMERIVPTFEEFDILASLLCRSAVGLPLTGYVTALTGPREDGNCDGPEEFHLVVVDNGRSKIIGSQFRSILRCIRCAACVNTCPAYRHIGGQSYGSIYSGPIGAVLSPLLGGYEDFKDLPNACSLCRACHDVCPVKIPLSDLLLKHRQIMGEEKITDSMERASVSGFSFVNAHPALWDKTVKIGAIVAGKLIKNGQLPFKVGLLNAWTQTRDLPNPSGESFRSWFKNKNK from the coding sequence ATGTCAATGAAAACAAGCAACCAAAAATTTAAAGATCGTATTCATGTAAAAATGAAAGACGAGTCTATGCGTGCCGCTGTTGCTAATGCACAAGAACGTATGTTCAAAAACCGCGCTGTTGCTGCGGAAAAACTCGGTAACTGGGAAGAGTGGCGCGAAATGGGTATGGATATCCGTAACCATGTGCTTGAAAACCTAGACTACTACCTACAACAACTTAGCGATAATGTTGAAAAGAACGGTGGTCATGTATTCTTTGCAGCAACAGCTGAAGATGCAACTAACTACATCGAAAAGATTATCCAGCAAAAGAATGCGAAAAAAGTTGTTAAGTCTAAATCCATGGTGACCGAAGAAATCGGTATGAACCAAGTGATTCAGCGTAATAACTGTGAAGTAATTGAAACTGACCTTGGCGAATACATTCTTCAAGTCGATGATTGTGATGCGCCATCGCACATCGTTGTACCTGCACTACATAAAAACCGTACTCAAATTCGTGACGTTTTCAATAAAAAACTCGGTTACGAAGGCTCTTCTGATCCAGAAGAAATGACACGTTTTGTTCGTAAACATATTCGTCATGATTTCCTTGAAGCAGAGATCGGTATCACGGGCTGTAACTTTGCTATTGCAGAATCAGGCACCGTCACCCTTGTGACCAATGAAGGTAACGCGCGTCTTGCAACCAGCCTACCGAAAACACATATCGCAGTAATGGGTATGGAGCGTATCGTTCCTACTTTTGAAGAATTCGATATCCTAGCAAGCTTGCTATGTCGTAGTGCTGTTGGTCTGCCTCTAACAGGTTATGTAACAGCACTTACAGGCCCTCGTGAAGACGGTAACTGTGATGGCCCTGAAGAGTTCCACTTAGTGGTTGTTGATAACGGTCGTTCTAAAATTATTGGTTCTCAATTCCGTTCTATCCTACGTTGTATCCGTTGTGCGGCGTGTGTTAACACATGTCCTGCATACCGTCATATTGGTGGTCAATCTTACGGTTCAATCTACTCTGGCCCTATTGGTGCGGTACTTTCACCACTACTTGGCGGCTATGAAGATTTTAAAGACCTACCAAACGCTTGTAGCTTATGTCGTGCTTGTCATGATGTATGTCCTGTTAAGATCCCACTGTCTGATTTGCTGCTTAAACACCGTCAAATCATGGGTGAAGAAAAAATCACAGATTCCATGGAGCGAGCTTCAGTCAGTGGATTTAGCTTTGTGAATGCTCATCCTGCACTATGGGATAAAACCGTTAAGATTGGTGCTATCGTTGCAGGTAAACTGATTAAAAATGGTCAATTACCATTTAAAGTTGGTCTATTAAACGCATGGACTCAAACGCGTGATTTACCAAACCCATCGGGTGAGTCATTCCGCAGTTGGTTTAAAAACAAGAATAAATAA